The DNA sequence GTCCACCAGCCCGCCCTCCACGATCTCTCTCGTCTTCACGATGTGTACCCCCTGTTGAGCCCAAGCATCGAGCAAACGTTGTGCCATTTCTCGATCGATGGGCTTCATGGCGTCGCTGACCGCGAACAGCCGCAATTGCGAGTAGCGCTTCAGTAAACCTTCGATCGCGTACCGGTTGCACACGTCCTGGGCGACCCCGTACAGAACGACGGCCTGCGGTGCCAGAATGCCGAACACCGTTTCGATGTTTTCGTTGGTGAAGACATCGAACCAGTGCTTGTGAAAGAGCACGTCACCGGGGTGGGCGCGTACGCGATCGGCGAGGGCAACCGGGTCCTCGCGGCCGGGCTCGATCACCAGGGGCTCCCGAAGGCGGGTCTCCGGGATCTTCGCCTGTCCCTTGGTGTCGCGCATGCAGTGCTCGGGGAACGTCTCCTTGAAGTCCGGGGCGTGCGACAGCTCGCGGTGGCCCGGCACGTGATCGTCGGCGCTCGCGATGATCCGGATGCCCTTGGCGTGGGCGTAGTCGGTGAGGCGCTTGAGATTGGGGATGATCGATTCGGAGTCGGGCACGTACAGCTTCCCATCGGCGTGCATGAAGTCGTACTGGGTGTCCACGTCCCAGAAGATCACGTTCGCCACGGCACCTCCCCTCCGGCCGGCCTAAAGCTCACCGCCCGCTCGGGCGCGGTCAATCACGCGCCGCCGCACGGCGCGCCGGCCGCGCCGTGGCCGCGACCCGCCGGCGGCTCGCAGGCGACTCGTAAGCCACCCGACAGCAACCGGTAATCTGGCCCACATCGGGCGTTCATGGCGGGCGGCTAGCGTTTCCCCGAGGACCAACAAGGAGGAGCCGTGGTCGCGTTCCTCATGGAGCTGCCCCGCCGCGAAGGTCGCGGCGGCGCCGCCGCGTCGGTGCTCGTGCACGCCGCCCTCATCTCGGGAGCCGTGATCGCCACCATTCAGACGCGTGCGGCGCCGGCGAATCCGCACCCCAGCGTGCCGTTGCTGTGGCTCGTTCCGCCGACCCGCGCGCCGGCGCCGCCTCCGGCTGGCCTGGGCCCGTTGGTGACTCCGCCGGCGCCCCAGCCCTTCGCCGTGCCCGCGACCGTCCCGACGGTCATTCCACCGCCCCCGACCACGCCGTTCGATCCATCGCGCTTCGGTCTCGAGCCGGTGGGCCCGGCCGCGGTGGCGCCGGCGCCGGTGGAGACCGGCGCCCCCGGGGCCATCTACGCCGATCGCTGGGTCGAGGAGCCGCCGGTGCTGGTCAGCCACCCTCCCGCGCGGTTCCCCGACGTCCTCCGGCAGGCCGGCATCGGCGGCCGCGCGGTCGTGGAGGCCGTGATCGACACGACGGGTCGCGCCGAGCCCGGCTCGCTGGCCGTGCTCGAGGCGACCAACCAACTGTTCGAAGCCCCCGCACGGGCGGTGGTGGCGGGGTCCGTCTACCGGCCGGGCCGCGCGAGCGGGCGCCCCGTCCGGGTACGCGTCCGGGTCGCCGTCGTCTTCCGGCTGGAGGGAGGCGACGCTAGGATGTGACTCGCCCGATGCGATCCCTGCCGCTGCTGACCGCCCTGGTGCTGGCCGGATCCTGTCGCTCCCAAGCGCAGGAGCTCTACCACGGCTGCGGCCTGGCGGGCGACGCCGTCGAGCCGGGCGTCCAGGCCCTGAACCGGCTCAAGAACCGGTACACGGCGCCGGCCGCCGCGGACATCGACACCGGGGCCACCCTGGCGGCGCTGGTGAGTCCCGGCGACGACCGCGGGCGGTGGGACGAGCGCCGCGGGGCCGTCGTGGTCGGCTACGTCCACGACGTGAAGCCGGGCGGCATCGAGACCGTCAACTGCCGCGCCCGGGACCTGCCCGACCGGGACACCCACATCGAGCTCGTGCTGGACCCGATGGACGCCGGGGGCGCCCGCCGCGTGATCGTCGAAGTGACGCCGCGGAGGCGGGCGATCATGGCGGCGCGCGGCGCGGACTGGTCCACCCGGGCGCTGCGCCTGCAGTACCTGGGGAGGTGGGTACGGGTGACCGGCTGGCTGATGTTCGACGCCGAGCATGCCAACGCGTCCGAGAACACGGCGCCGGGCCGGCCCCGCAACTGGCGGGCGACGGCGTGGGAGGTGCATCCGATCACGTCCATCGAGCCGGTGGCGCGGCCGCGCTGACGCGTGCCTGCCGTCACCACCTCGACGACGCGCTAGCGACTCGTTCCATACTCGATGCCGCGCCGCTCCGGACCCAGCAGCGCCACCA is a window from the Gemmatimonadales bacterium genome containing:
- a CDS encoding isochorismatase family protein, with translation MANVIFWDVDTQYDFMHADGKLYVPDSESIIPNLKRLTDYAHAKGIRIIASADDHVPGHRELSHAPDFKETFPEHCMRDTKGQAKIPETRLREPLVIEPGREDPVALADRVRAHPGDVLFHKHWFDVFTNENIETVFGILAPQAVVLYGVAQDVCNRYAIEGLLKRYSQLRLFAVSDAMKPIDREMAQRLLDAWAQQGVHIVKTREIVEGGLVDSLLAA
- a CDS encoding energy transducer TonB, whose amino-acid sequence is MVAFLMELPRREGRGGAAASVLVHAALISGAVIATIQTRAAPANPHPSVPLLWLVPPTRAPAPPPAGLGPLVTPPAPQPFAVPATVPTVIPPPPTTPFDPSRFGLEPVGPAAVAPAPVETGAPGAIYADRWVEEPPVLVSHPPARFPDVLRQAGIGGRAVVEAVIDTTGRAEPGSLAVLEATNQLFEAPARAVVAGSVYRPGRASGRPVRVRVRVAVVFRLEGGDARM